In one Cervus elaphus chromosome 9, mCerEla1.1, whole genome shotgun sequence genomic region, the following are encoded:
- the RPS23 gene encoding 40S ribosomal protein S23, with the protein MGKCRGLRTARKLRSHRRDQKWHDKQYKKAHLGTALKANPFGGASHAKGIVLEKVGVEAKQPNSAIRKCVRVQLIKNGKKITAFVPNDGCLNFIEENDEVLVAGFGRKGHAVGDIPGVRFKVVKVANVSLLALYKGKKERPRS; encoded by the exons ATGG GCAAGTGTCGCGGTCTTCGTACTGCCAGGAAGCTCCGTAGCCACCGACGAGACCAGAAGTGGCATGATAAACAGTACAAGAAGGCCCATTTGGGCACAGCCCTGAAGGCCAACCCTTTTGGCGGCGCCTCTCACGCCAAGGGAATTGTGCTGGAAAAAGT AGGAGTTGAAGCCAAACAGCCAAATTCTGCCATCAGGAAATGTGTCAGGGTTCAGCTAATCAAGAATGGCAAAAAAATCACTGCTTTTGTACCCAATGATGGTTGCTTGAATTTTATTGAG GAAAATGATGAAGTTCTGGTTGCTGGATTTGGTCGCAAAGGTCATGCTGTTGGTGACATTCCTGGAGTCCGCTTTAAGGTTGTCAAAGTAGCCAATGTCTCCCTTTTGGCTTTATACAAAGGCAAGAAGGAAAGACCAAGATCATAA